A portion of the Stigmatella aurantiaca DW4/3-1 genome contains these proteins:
- a CDS encoding Hint domain-containing protein yields MIFRLKHVMTFVGVLGYSAVASATILEQRCTEDSLDPAQAIQRNEWARKCGLTYNSGGTGAYFNTGMPAANGGYLYDYSETTSGPASRMYSGDFQTNEINSTYLNTIYLSSPITSSVDAQGFYKWTGTAARVRPLPLYPTFSDNRDINAGTPLRPHPSLADCNLYRTTGGTAPAFYVNGYCRASCYSPEQEVLFSDGPQAILEARKSMREDLVTLTEDSTLDGIRLQTNQTYSYTEEIRDTKHTLYEIATESGGHLRVTAAHPIIQGDGRLVQAQALKVGDELVKVDGSRDRIIDIRQTSFFGKVYNVRPVTEQPVTNILVAQGFLVGSSTFQNDDIGYINRVILFRSTLPEEVIP; encoded by the coding sequence ATGATATTCCGACTCAAGCACGTCATGACCTTCGTGGGGGTCCTGGGCTACTCGGCTGTGGCGAGCGCTACCATCTTGGAGCAGCGCTGCACCGAAGACAGCCTCGATCCCGCTCAGGCCATCCAGCGCAACGAGTGGGCACGCAAGTGCGGTTTGACCTACAACTCGGGAGGGACCGGGGCGTACTTCAACACGGGCATGCCCGCCGCCAACGGCGGCTACCTGTATGATTACTCTGAGACGACCTCAGGGCCTGCGAGCCGCATGTATTCGGGGGACTTTCAGACCAACGAAATCAACTCCACCTATCTGAATACGATCTACCTAAGCTCCCCCATTACAAGCTCGGTCGATGCGCAGGGCTTTTACAAGTGGACGGGGACCGCCGCCCGCGTCAGACCGCTCCCACTTTATCCGACGTTCAGTGACAACCGGGATATCAACGCGGGCACCCCGCTCCGCCCACATCCCTCCCTGGCGGACTGCAACCTCTACAGGACCACCGGCGGCACCGCCCCTGCCTTCTATGTCAATGGGTACTGCCGGGCGAGCTGCTACTCGCCGGAGCAGGAAGTGCTGTTCTCGGATGGCCCCCAGGCCATCCTCGAGGCCCGCAAGTCGATGCGCGAGGATCTGGTCACGCTGACCGAAGACTCGACGCTGGATGGCATCCGCCTTCAGACCAACCAGACCTACAGTTACACGGAAGAAATCCGTGATACCAAGCACACCCTCTATGAGATCGCCACCGAGTCGGGCGGACATCTGCGCGTGACCGCGGCGCACCCCATCATCCAGGGCGATGGCCGCCTCGTGCAGGCGCAGGCGCTCAAGGTGGGTGACGAGCTGGTGAAGGTCGACGGCTCGCGTGACCGCATCATCGACATCCGGCAGACCTCCTTCTTTGGCAAGGTTTACAACGTGCGCCCGGTGACCGAGCAGCCCGTGACCAACATCCTCGTCGCCCAGGGCTTCCTCGTGGGCTCCTCGACGTTCCAGAACGACGACATCGGTTACATCAACCGCGTCATCCTGTTCAGGTCGACGCTCCCGGAAGAAGTCATTCCGTAA